The following are from one region of the Vitis riparia cultivar Riparia Gloire de Montpellier isolate 1030 chromosome 14, EGFV_Vit.rip_1.0, whole genome shotgun sequence genome:
- the LOC117930995 gene encoding MDIS1-interacting receptor like kinase 2-like produces the protein MTHAASTHSSTDHSQVVAEAHALRNSGWWISSDPATSNHCSWWGITCNEAKHVTEISLQGDPVLPPHGELSKLNLSSLPSLNSLILSGLGLNGSISDQIGSLSKLTNLNLSDNQLTGSIPHQIGSLTKLTILDLSYNQLTGSIPHQIGSLTKLTFLDLSYNQLTGSIPHQIGSLTKLTILDLSDNHLTGSIPHQIGSLTKLTILHLSDNYLTGSIPHQIGSLTKLTILDLSHNQLTGPILHQIGSLIELTSLQLDQNKLIGGIPSSLGHLTKLTYLNLGWNQINGSIPPEIGNIKDLVSLDLHSNLISGEIPSVLKKLKRLKCLDLSYNGLSGNIPPFLTNNSNWRTIDLSNNYDLESYTPSFLNGRENAQVPTGDTTSQLTIITSLLLTLFFVTLILGLAFLWWKKRKVQPDSMATKKNGDLFSIWDYDGRIAFEDIISATEDFDIRYCIGVGGYGSVYRAQLPSGKVVAVKKLHRSEIDEPAYLRSFKNEVQMLGQIRHRNIVKLHGYCLHNRCMFLLYMYMERGSLYCMLSDEIEAVELDWVKRVNIVKNMAHALSYMHHDCIPPIIHRDISSNNILLDSKLEGFVSDFGTARLLDPDSSNQTLVAGTYGYIAPELAYTMVVTEKCDVYSFGVVALETMIGKHPGELITSLSSSLCQDIMLRDVLDSRLPLPEDLQVAKDVVFVILLALKCIHSNPKSRPTMQQVSYKLLSNIPFPKSPFYAISLHELKNQEM, from the exons ATGACTCATGCTGCTTCAACTCATTCATCTACTGATCACTCACAGGTTGTGGCTGAGGCTCACGCTCTGCGCAACTCCGGTTGGTGGATATCGAGCGACCCAGCTACCTCTAACCATTGCAGTTGGTGGGGCATAACTTGTAATGAGGCCAAACATGTCACTGAGATAAGCCTACAGGGTGACCCAGTACTCCCACCCCATGGTGAGCTGAGTAAATTAAATCTTTCTTCACTTCCCAGCCTCAATTCTCTCATCCTTTCTGGATTGGGACTCAATGGTAGCATATCAGACCAAATAGGTAGTCTTTCTAAACTCACCAATCTTAATCTTTCTGATAATCAACTGACTGGCTCCATCCCACACCAAATAGGTAGTCTTACTAAACTCACCATTCTTGATCTTTCTTATAATCAACTGACTGGCTCCATCCCACACCAAATAGGTAGTCTTACTAAACTcacctttcttgatctttcttaTAATCAACTGACTGGCTCCATCCCACACCAAATAGGTAGTCTTACTAAACTCACCATTCTTGATCTTTCTGATAATCACCTGACTGGCTCCATCCCACACCAAATAGGTAGTCTTACTAAACTCACCATTCTTCATCTTTCTGATAATTACCTGACTGGCTCCATCCCACACCAAATAGGTAGTCTTACTAAACTCACCATTCTTGATCTTTCTCATAATCAATTGACTGGCCCCATCCTACACCAAATAGGTAGTCTTATAGAACTCACCTCTCTTCAACTCGATCAGAACAAACTCATTGGTGGCATCCCTTCATCTTTAGGCCATCTCACTAAGTTGACTTATTTGAACCTTGGTTGGAATCAAATCAATGGATCCATCCCTCCAGAAATTGGAAATATTAAGGATCTAGTCTCTTTGGACCTTCATAGTAACTTAATCAGTGGAGAGATACCTTCAgtgctaaaaaaattaaagagattaaAGTGCTTAGATCTCTCGTATAATGGACTATCAGGCAACATCCCGCCCTTTCTCACCAACAATAGCAACTGGAGGACAATTGATTTATCCAATAATTATGATTTGGAGAGTTATACACCTTCCTTTCTCAATGGAAGAGAGAATGCCCAAGTTCCAACCGGAGACACAACATCCCAACTCACCATTATCACCTCTTTGCTCCTCACCTTGTTTTTTGTAACCTTAATACTTGGGTTGGCCTTCCTTtggtggaagaaaagaaaagttcaaCCAGATTCAATGGCAaccaaaaaaaatggagatttgtTTTCCATATGGGACTATGATGGGAGAATTGCTTTTGAAGACATCATCTCGGCAACAGAGGATTTCGATATCAGATATTGCATAGGCGTTGGAGGCTATGGCAGTGTTTATAGAGCACAACTTCCCAGTGGAAAAGTGGTTGCTGTGAAGAAACTTCATCGATCAGAAATAGACGAGCCGGCATACTTGAGAAGTTTTAAGAATGAGGTACAGATGCTAGGACAAATACGACATCGGAACATTGTGAAACTTCATGGTTATTGTCTACATAATAGGTGCATGTTTCTCCTTTATATGTACATGGAAAGGGGAAGCTTGTATTGTATGCTGAGCGATGAGATTGAGGCTGTTGAATTGGATTGGGTTAAGAGGgtgaatattgttaaaaatatggCCCATGCATTATCCTACATGCATCATGATTGTATCCCACCAATCATTCATCGGGACATATCAAGCAATAACATCCTTTTAGATTCAAAACTTGAGGGTTTTGTATCAGATTTTGGCACAGCGAGATTATTAGACCCTGATTCCTCAAATCAAACCCTTGTTGCTGGCACCTACGGCTACATTGCACCGG AGCTTGCCTACACAATGGTTGTGACCGAAAAATGTGATGTATATAGCTTTGGGGTGGTGGCACTAGAGACGATGATAGGGAAGCATCCTGGAGAACTTATCACTTCATTATCATCATCGTTATGTCAGGATATAATGTTGAGGGATGTATTAGATTCACGTCTACCACTTCCTGAAGATCTTCAAGTTGCTAAAGATGTAGTTTTTGTGATACTTTTGGCTCTCAAATGCATCCATTCAAATCCGAAATCTCGTCCAACAATGCAACAAGTATCCTACAAACTTCTTAGTAACATACCCTTTCCTAAGTCACCCTTTTATGCAATTTCCCTCCATGAATTGAAGAATCAAGAAATGTAA